A genomic segment from Caldisalinibacter kiritimatiensis encodes:
- the ychF gene encoding redox-regulated ATPase YchF yields the protein MKLGIVGLPNVGKSTLFNAITSAGAESANYPFCTIEPNVGVVSVPDERLDVLEEMFNSKKKIPTAIEFFDIAGLVKGASKGEGLGNKFLSHIREVEAIVHVVRCFEDENITHVEGNIDPIRDIEIINLELILSDLEIINKRITKTQKLLKGDKSYQKELDILNKIKEVLEAGKSARVLDFNEEEQKFVKSLNLLSNKPVLYATNISEEYLNNEDENKYVQKVKEYAKQENSEVIAICGKIESEIAELDEEEKKEFLQELGLKESGLDKLIKASYKLLGLISFLTAGPKESRAWTIKKGTKAPQAAGKIHSDMEKGFIRAEVINFKDLNECGSMTAAKEKGLVRLEGKDYVMEDGDVVIFRFNV from the coding sequence ATGAAGTTAGGTATAGTAGGATTACCAAACGTAGGTAAAAGTACATTATTTAACGCTATTACTTCCGCTGGTGCAGAATCAGCTAATTATCCATTCTGTACAATAGAACCAAATGTTGGCGTTGTATCAGTACCAGATGAGCGTTTAGATGTTTTAGAAGAAATGTTTAACTCTAAAAAGAAAATACCTACAGCAATAGAGTTCTTTGATATAGCAGGCTTAGTAAAGGGTGCTAGTAAAGGTGAAGGATTAGGTAATAAATTCTTATCTCACATCAGAGAGGTTGAAGCTATAGTTCATGTTGTAAGATGCTTTGAAGATGAAAATATCACTCATGTTGAAGGTAACATCGACCCAATAAGGGATATTGAAATAATCAATTTAGAACTTATTTTATCGGATTTAGAAATAATTAATAAACGAATCACCAAAACACAAAAACTATTAAAAGGAGATAAATCATATCAAAAAGAATTAGACATTTTAAACAAAATTAAAGAAGTTCTTGAGGCTGGTAAATCAGCAAGAGTTTTAGATTTTAATGAAGAAGAACAAAAATTTGTAAAAAGCCTAAACCTTTTATCAAACAAACCTGTTCTTTATGCTACTAATATATCAGAAGAATATCTAAATAATGAAGATGAAAATAAATATGTTCAAAAAGTTAAAGAGTATGCAAAACAAGAAAATTCAGAAGTAATAGCCATTTGTGGTAAAATCGAATCTGAAATTGCTGAATTAGATGAAGAAGAGAAGAAAGAATTCTTACAAGAATTAGGTTTAAAAGAATCTGGCTTAGATAAGCTAATTAAAGCTAGTTATAAGTTGTTAGGACTTATTTCTTTCTTAACAGCAGGACCTAAAGAGTCTCGTGCATGGACTATCAAAAAAGGAACTAAAGCTCCACAGGCTGCTGGAAAAATACACTCAGATATGGAAAAAGGATTCATTAGAGCAGAGGTTATAAACTTTAAAGATTTAAATGAATGTGGAAGTATGACTGCTGCAAAAGAGAAAGGATTAGTAAGATTAGAAGGAAAAGATTATGTAATGGAAGATGGAGATGTAGTTATATTTAGATTTAATGTTTAA
- the aroB gene encoding 3-dehydroquinate synthase — translation MKILNVDLDNRGYDIYISNAIINDIEKHLKPIVNKRKILIITDKNVAKYYLEIIQKCFKNYDFSYVIIEPGEVSKSLNTLEYIYAKMIKLNCDRQTVVIGFGGGVVGDIAGLLAATYMRGIDFIQIPTSLLAQVDSSVGGKVAVNFNGIKNIVGAFYQPKAVIIDVNLLTTLETKEFYSGLGEVFKYGLIKDFDFFRWLDENLNQIVKLNSEYLIKIIYKSLLIKKEIVEKDERENNIRKILNFGHTIGHGIEALGNLRTYTHGQAITLGMIFESKLANKLGLIDNKYYNYIVKVLSRIRKPVIFTDNQINYILEIIKHDKKAKNGIPTFVLPVGKGKVDVFNNIDEKVIRQVLRGGV, via the coding sequence ATGAAAATACTAAATGTAGATTTAGATAATAGAGGATACGATATATACATAAGTAATGCAATAATAAATGACATAGAAAAGCATTTAAAACCAATAGTTAATAAAAGAAAAATTTTAATTATTACTGATAAAAATGTAGCAAAATATTATTTAGAGATAATACAAAAATGTTTTAAAAACTATGATTTTAGTTATGTAATTATAGAGCCTGGAGAAGTAAGTAAATCATTGAATACTTTAGAATATATTTATGCTAAAATGATAAAGCTTAACTGCGATAGACAGACCGTTGTAATAGGCTTTGGTGGAGGAGTTGTAGGTGACATAGCAGGTTTGTTAGCTGCAACATATATGAGGGGTATAGATTTTATTCAAATACCAACTTCTCTTTTGGCACAAGTAGACAGTAGTGTGGGTGGTAAAGTAGCAGTGAATTTTAATGGTATAAAGAACATTGTAGGGGCTTTTTATCAACCAAAAGCGGTAATTATAGATGTTAACTTACTTACTACTTTAGAAACTAAGGAATTTTATTCAGGATTAGGAGAAGTATTTAAGTATGGATTAATAAAAGACTTTGATTTTTTTAGATGGTTAGATGAAAATTTAAATCAAATAGTAAAGCTGAATAGTGAATATTTAATAAAAATAATATATAAATCTTTACTTATTAAAAAGGAAATAGTAGAGAAGGATGAGAGAGAAAATAATATAAGAAAAATATTAAATTTTGGTCATACTATTGGACATGGGATAGAAGCTTTAGGAAATCTTAGAACATACACTCATGGTCAAGCAATTACACTAGGGATGATTTTTGAAAGTAAATTAGCGAATAAATTAGGGTTAATAGACAATAAATACTATAATTACATAGTAAAAGTATTAAGTAGAATAAGAAAACCTGTTATTTTCACAGATAATCAAATAAATTATATACTTGAAATAATAAAGCATGATAAAAAGGCAAAGAACGGAATACCTACATTTGTGTTACCTGTAGGAAAAGGTAAAGTTGATGTTTTTAATAATATAGATGAAAAGGTAATAAGACAAGTATTAAGAGGTGGAGTATAG
- a CDS encoding ABC transporter substrate-binding protein encodes MYKNIKVKLISTVLLIIILFTLYGCTNSGETAKQEMTKLEEIKEKGKIVLGTSADYPPYEFHKEINGKDEIVGFDIEIAKQIAKELGVELEIKDMKFDGLLAALQMNKIDFIVAGMTPTEERKENADFSKTYYEAEQCLLVKKGDGSKYKEIDDLSGIEVGVQKSTIQEQLAKEKIEDAEIKALSKITSLVLELKNNKVDGIVLVKPVAEAYAKANKDLEVAEVSLGKEDGVAIAVKKGNTELMNAINKTIDKLMKEGKISQFINEATHLSEED; translated from the coding sequence ATGTATAAAAATATAAAAGTTAAATTGATATCAACTGTATTATTAATTATAATATTATTTACACTTTACGGATGTACGAATAGTGGTGAAACTGCAAAACAGGAAATGACAAAACTTGAGGAAATCAAGGAAAAAGGGAAGATTGTGTTAGGGACATCAGCTGACTATCCGCCTTATGAATTTCATAAAGAAATAAATGGCAAGGATGAAATTGTAGGATTTGACATAGAGATAGCCAAGCAAATTGCTAAAGAACTAGGGGTAGAACTTGAAATTAAAGATATGAAATTTGATGGACTATTAGCTGCATTACAAATGAATAAGATAGATTTTATAGTAGCTGGAATGACACCAACTGAAGAAAGAAAAGAAAATGCAGATTTTTCAAAAACTTATTACGAAGCAGAACAGTGCTTATTAGTTAAAAAAGGAGATGGAAGTAAATATAAAGAAATAGACGATTTATCAGGTATTGAGGTTGGTGTACAAAAGTCTACTATACAAGAACAGTTAGCAAAAGAAAAGATAGAAGATGCCGAAATAAAAGCACTTAGTAAAATTACAAGTTTGGTTCTAGAGCTTAAAAATAACAAAGTTGATGGTATTGTATTAGTTAAACCTGTTGCAGAGGCTTATGCTAAAGCAAATAAGGACCTAGAAGTTGCTGAGGTGTCATTAGGTAAGGAAGATGGTGTCGCAATAGCAGTAAAAAAAGGAAACACTGAATTAATGAATGCAATTAACAAAACAATTGATAAATTAATGAAAGAAGGTAAAATTAGTCAGTTTATAAATGAAGCTACACATTTGTCTGAAGAAGACTAA
- the trhA gene encoding PAQR family membrane homeostasis protein TrhA, giving the protein MNKEERFSFYSHFFGFILAIIGLINLVYIADGFSLKIVSIVYGVSVMLLFLASSLYHVNKKYDGEISIWRKLDHIAIFIMIAGTYTPVCYIYLTGYWKWSIIIVQWTLVFGGLFFKFFYLNAPRYLYTIIYITMGWMGIVPITKLINSMSSIELLYLFGGGISYTIGAIFYILKKPQISDNFGFHEIFHLFILVGAFFHYLLVYSAVFR; this is encoded by the coding sequence ATGAACAAAGAAGAAAGATTTTCATTTTACTCTCATTTTTTTGGTTTTATATTGGCTATTATTGGTTTAATAAATTTAGTTTATATAGCAGATGGGTTTTCTTTAAAAATTGTATCAATAGTTTATGGAGTATCAGTTATGTTGTTATTCTTGGCTAGTTCTCTTTATCATGTAAATAAAAAATATGATGGAGAGATATCAATTTGGAGAAAGTTAGACCATATAGCTATATTTATAATGATAGCAGGAACATATACACCAGTCTGTTATATATATTTAACTGGGTATTGGAAATGGAGTATTATTATTGTACAGTGGACACTTGTTTTTGGTGGTTTATTTTTTAAGTTTTTTTACTTAAATGCTCCTCGTTATTTATATACCATAATATATATAACAATGGGATGGATGGGTATTGTACCTATAACAAAGCTTATAAATTCTATGTCTAGTATTGAATTATTATATCTCTTTGGGGGTGGAATATCATATACTATTGGTGCTATTTTTTATATTTTAAAGAAACCACAAATTAGTGATAACTTTGGTTTTCACGAAATTTTTCATTTATTCATTTTAGTTGGAGCGTTTTTTCACTATTTATTAGTTTATTCAGCAGTTTTTAGATGA
- a CDS encoding YetF domain-containing protein: FITRILGRQQVAQLTFFEYINGITFGSIAATLATDVNQRTYQHFIGLMLFGILTGLVSYFSVKKRKFRKIVEGEPILVIQNGKILENNLRKVRYSTDELNLLLRDKGVFSPEDVEYGLLEINGKLSIMKKTDKKTVTCGDLGILKNADTLSTEVIIGGQIIYENLRERKLSGKDLMRMLKPFGIRRISEVHYATLDENNKIYIDKYDDKINPKIDISENNDNV, from the coding sequence TTTATAACCAGAATTCTAGGGAGACAACAAGTAGCTCAACTTACATTTTTCGAATATATTAATGGAATAACTTTTGGCTCAATTGCCGCGACTCTTGCTACTGATGTTAATCAACGAACATATCAGCACTTTATTGGTTTAATGTTATTTGGTATCTTAACTGGATTAGTTTCATATTTTTCTGTAAAAAAAAGAAAGTTTAGAAAAATCGTTGAAGGGGAACCTATTCTAGTTATACAAAATGGTAAAATTCTTGAAAATAATTTAAGAAAAGTAAGATATAGTACAGATGAACTAAATCTTCTTCTAAGAGACAAGGGAGTATTTTCACCAGAAGATGTTGAGTACGGATTATTAGAAATAAATGGTAAATTAAGCATTATGAAAAAAACAGATAAAAAAACTGTCACTTGTGGTGATTTAGGAATTCTCAAAAATGCTGATACTCTATCAACAGAAGTAATAATAGGCGGTCAAATAATTTATGAAAATCTTAGAGAAAGAAAGCTTTCTGGTAAAGATTTAATGCGAATGCTAAAACCCTTCGGTATAAGACGAATTAGTGAAGTCCATTATGCTACTTTAGATGAAAATAATAAAATATATATTGATAAATATGATGATAAAATTAATCCTAAAATTGACATTAGTGAAAATAATGATAATGTTTAG
- a CDS encoding amino acid ABC transporter ATP-binding protein has protein sequence MIKVENLNKKFKNLHVLKDIELRIEKGEVVVIVGPSGSGKSTFLRCLNRLEEIDSGEIIFEGKSITDDKNDVNKLREKIGMVFQQFNLFPHMTVLENITLAPIKVKKMNKNEAEKVALKLLDRVGLKEKANAYPSQLSGGQKQRIAIARALAMSPDVMLFDEPTSALDPEMVGEVLEVMKQLAAEGMTMIVVTHEMGFAKEVGSRVIFMDNGKIIEQGTPKEVFDAPKHPRTKEFLRKVL, from the coding sequence GTGATTAAGGTAGAAAATCTCAATAAAAAATTTAAAAATCTACATGTATTAAAGGATATTGAGCTAAGAATAGAAAAAGGAGAAGTTGTAGTTATTGTTGGTCCAAGTGGGTCAGGAAAAAGTACATTTTTAAGATGTTTAAATAGATTAGAGGAGATAGATAGTGGAGAAATAATATTTGAAGGTAAATCCATTACAGATGATAAGAATGATGTAAATAAATTAAGAGAGAAAATAGGTATGGTATTTCAGCAATTTAATTTATTTCCTCATATGACTGTTTTAGAAAATATTACGTTAGCTCCTATAAAGGTTAAAAAAATGAATAAAAATGAAGCTGAAAAAGTAGCACTTAAATTACTAGACAGAGTTGGACTAAAAGAAAAAGCCAATGCATATCCTAGTCAACTCTCGGGGGGACAAAAGCAAAGGATTGCAATTGCTAGAGCTTTAGCGATGTCTCCCGATGTTATGCTATTTGATGAGCCTACTTCTGCTTTAGACCCTGAAATGGTAGGAGAGGTATTAGAAGTTATGAAACAATTAGCTGCTGAAGGAATGACTATGATTGTTGTAACACACGAGATGGGGTTTGCCAAAGAAGTCGGTAGTAGAGTTATATTTATGGACAATGGTAAAATTATAGAACAAGGAACACCTAAGGAAGTATTTGATGCTCCTAAGCATCCAAGAACAAAAGAATTTCTTAGGAAGGTACTGTAA
- a CDS encoding methyl-accepting chemotaxis protein: MNFKKLFNRDRKFKALKNFKLTKPKLNLSKGKSSLKELIKVKISSNPKFRKSSILNIKNMNFFRLSRLTLGKQIVILLILVSLLPLLLTGGLVFNKVGKEMAKSNKNMQYAHTENIKNIVEITINSTDSVLRGLSAQSDIHMLLKEVYNGDFTNNSPTLHKVQQTLDNAVKNSHGLYETIFITDEFGNIIGNKSTKKDKYRILFVTNKDYFEQLKEGKSLGIGEPIISAATNRPVIPVAKPIIENSRMVGSIIVFFDLDRFTLPIAEMKTKDKSYTYLINENGTILYHNQKDKILSKLENNFIKETIDNINKGMLSGFEIKSYKHNNMEYIAAIRKLDNLNWYAVSKIEKSVYDKAINSIQNSIMFIVIVLLILCIIVAAVYTRSIITPISKLANQMKKVSDGDLNVKADLHTSKEIGLLNDSFNYMLNQLRTLIAEITTTSTEVTSSAENLNQISSNAYRYTEHVYEVIEKVTLGAKEQEKDVANGQTMIKDLSSNIHRINEYTDEIIKSFNKTNKVTEDGFKQVNILDDKSQESYDISIKFHGVVKELMDSVNNIQVIIDTITNISKQTNLLALNAAIEAARAGEAGKGFAVVADEIRKLSDEIASETNNIRSIIGNLQEKSKEVESFVDTTEEIIEEQNVAVNDTKKSFKVIMDSIHEIKDKIMVITNSIGEINNKKDEILYTIQHISETASQTAVSTEDAIIKSQQQFSAIEEIANNAHDLNSLANSLNKHTKVFRNNNK, from the coding sequence ATGAATTTCAAAAAACTTTTTAATAGGGACAGAAAGTTTAAAGCCCTTAAAAACTTTAAACTGACTAAGCCTAAATTAAACCTTTCAAAAGGTAAGTCTAGCTTAAAAGAATTAATTAAAGTAAAAATTTCTTCAAATCCCAAATTTAGAAAATCATCGATATTAAACATAAAAAACATGAATTTTTTTCGTTTATCTAGGTTAACTCTTGGAAAGCAAATCGTAATACTTTTAATACTAGTTTCACTTTTACCTCTTCTTTTAACTGGAGGATTAGTATTTAATAAAGTTGGTAAAGAAATGGCAAAATCAAATAAAAATATGCAATATGCGCATACTGAAAATATAAAGAACATTGTTGAAATTACTATCAATAGTACCGATAGCGTATTGAGAGGTTTATCAGCACAGTCAGACATTCATATGTTATTAAAAGAAGTATATAACGGAGATTTTACTAATAATTCTCCAACGCTACATAAAGTACAACAAACTTTAGATAATGCAGTTAAAAATTCACATGGTCTTTATGAAACTATATTTATAACAGACGAATTTGGAAATATAATTGGTAATAAATCTACAAAAAAAGATAAATATAGAATCCTATTTGTAACAAATAAAGACTATTTTGAACAACTAAAAGAAGGAAAAAGTTTAGGTATAGGTGAACCTATTATTTCTGCGGCTACTAATAGACCAGTTATTCCAGTAGCAAAACCTATTATAGAGAATTCTAGGATGGTTGGTTCTATAATAGTATTCTTTGATTTAGATAGATTTACTTTACCTATTGCTGAAATGAAAACAAAAGACAAAAGTTATACATATTTAATCAATGAAAATGGAACTATATTATATCATAATCAAAAAGATAAAATATTATCAAAGCTAGAAAATAACTTTATAAAAGAAACAATAGATAATATTAATAAAGGTATGTTATCTGGTTTTGAAATTAAATCCTATAAACATAATAATATGGAATATATCGCTGCGATAAGAAAATTAGATAACTTAAATTGGTATGCTGTTTCTAAAATTGAAAAATCTGTTTATGATAAAGCAATAAACTCTATTCAAAATTCAATTATGTTTATAGTAATAGTTTTACTTATTCTTTGTATAATAGTTGCAGCTGTATATACTAGAAGTATCATAACACCTATTAGTAAATTAGCAAATCAAATGAAAAAAGTTTCTGATGGTGATTTAAATGTTAAAGCAGATTTACATACAAGCAAAGAAATAGGGTTACTTAATGATAGTTTTAATTACATGTTAAATCAATTAAGGACTTTGATTGCAGAAATTACTACAACCTCGACTGAAGTAACAAGCTCAGCAGAAAACTTAAATCAAATCTCAAGTAATGCTTATCGTTATACGGAGCATGTTTATGAAGTTATAGAAAAAGTAACATTAGGTGCTAAAGAGCAGGAAAAAGACGTTGCTAATGGGCAAACAATGATAAAAGACCTATCTAGCAATATTCACAGAATAAATGAATATACTGATGAAATCATAAAATCATTTAATAAAACTAATAAAGTAACAGAAGATGGATTTAAACAAGTAAACATTCTAGATGACAAGTCACAAGAAAGTTATGATATATCAATTAAATTTCATGGTGTAGTAAAGGAACTAATGGACTCAGTAAATAATATCCAAGTAATTATTGATACTATTACTAATATATCAAAGCAAACTAATTTATTAGCTCTTAATGCTGCTATAGAAGCTGCAAGAGCTGGAGAGGCTGGTAAAGGATTCGCGGTAGTTGCTGATGAAATAAGAAAATTATCTGATGAAATAGCTAGTGAAACTAATAATATTAGGTCAATCATAGGGAATCTACAAGAAAAATCTAAAGAAGTTGAAAGTTTTGTAGACACTACTGAAGAAATTATTGAAGAACAAAATGTAGCTGTCAATGATACCAAAAAATCCTTTAAAGTCATAATGGATTCAATACATGAAATAAAAGACAAAATAATGGTTATCACTAACTCTATTGGTGAAATAAATAATAAGAAAGATGAAATCTTATATACAATTCAGCATATATCTGAAACTGCAAGTCAAACTGCAGTATCTACCGAAGACGCTATTATAAAATCTCAACAACAGTTTAGTGCTATCGAAGAAATTGCAAATAATGCACATGATTTAAATTCATTAGCAAATAGCTTAAATAAACATACTAAAGTTTTTAGAAATAATAATAAATAA
- the aroA gene encoding 3-phosphoshikimate 1-carboxyvinyltransferase, with amino-acid sequence MKITGGNVKLRGEITVPGDKSISHRAVMFGAIAEDDTIIKNFLMGNDCLSTVQCFRDLGVEIDIQDNIVKVKGVGLKGLKRPKKILNVGNSGTTIRLLSGILAGQNFISHITGDDSIQKRPMDRIITPLRKMGASIKGVDDKYAPLQIEPADNLKGITYRQPVASAQVKSCIMLAGLYADGITRVIQPSISRDHTERMLNYFEYDVVIKGKHVILNKTTKLKGKEIIVPGDISSAAFFIVGALILKGSRIVIKQVGLNPTRTGVIDALKKMGGNIKIVNYRFVNNEPIGDIFVEYSQLKGIEISGDLIPRLIDEIPVLAVAASVAEGTTIIRNAEELKVKESNRITAVVNELKKMNVDIEELDDGMIIKGSKNIQTANLDTYKDHRITMALTILALYAKGESIINNTESVSISFPKFYEVLGEIIT; translated from the coding sequence ATGAAAATTACAGGCGGAAATGTAAAGTTAAGAGGTGAGATTACAGTACCAGGAGATAAATCTATTTCCCATAGAGCAGTTATGTTTGGAGCTATAGCTGAAGATGATACTATAATTAAGAACTTTTTAATGGGGAATGATTGTTTATCAACTGTGCAATGTTTCAGGGATTTAGGTGTAGAAATAGATATACAAGATAATATTGTAAAAGTTAAAGGTGTCGGTTTAAAAGGTTTAAAAAGACCTAAAAAGATTTTGAATGTTGGTAATTCAGGAACTACTATAAGACTTTTAAGTGGTATATTAGCAGGACAAAACTTTATATCTCATATAACAGGTGACGATTCAATTCAAAAAAGACCTATGGATAGAATAATAACACCTTTGAGAAAAATGGGAGCTAGTATTAAAGGAGTCGATGATAAATATGCACCATTACAAATAGAGCCAGCTGATAATCTAAAAGGTATAACTTACAGACAACCTGTTGCAAGTGCTCAAGTTAAGTCCTGTATAATGCTTGCTGGATTATATGCTGATGGGATAACACGTGTCATACAACCTAGCATTTCTAGAGATCACACTGAGCGAATGCTTAATTATTTTGAGTATGATGTAGTAATAAAAGGTAAGCATGTGATTCTAAACAAAACTACTAAGCTAAAAGGTAAAGAAATAATAGTACCTGGAGATATATCTTCTGCTGCATTTTTTATTGTTGGAGCCTTGATTCTTAAAGGCTCAAGAATTGTTATTAAGCAAGTAGGCTTAAATCCTACTAGAACAGGGGTTATAGATGCTTTAAAGAAAATGGGAGGTAATATCAAAATAGTTAATTATAGATTTGTAAATAATGAGCCTATTGGAGATATATTTGTCGAGTATTCTCAGTTAAAAGGTATTGAAATAAGTGGTGACTTGATACCTAGATTAATAGATGAGATACCAGTTTTAGCAGTAGCAGCTTCTGTGGCTGAGGGTACAACTATTATAAGGAATGCTGAAGAGCTGAAGGTAAAAGAAAGTAATAGAATTACAGCAGTAGTTAATGAACTAAAGAAAATGAATGTTGATATTGAGGAGTTGGATGACGGGATGATAATAAAGGGTTCTAAAAATATACAAACGGCTAATTTAGATACATATAAGGACCATAGAATAACAATGGCACTTACTATATTAGCATTGTATGCAAAGGGAGAATCAATTATAAATAACACAGAATCTGTTTCTATATCGTTTCCAAAGTTTTATGAAGTATTAGGTGAAATAATTACTTAG
- the deoC gene encoding deoxyribose-phosphate aldolase gives MKNIASIIDHTILKPDTTIETVKKVCEEAKEYGFASVCVNPYYVSDVKKLLEGTDVKVTSVIGFPLGCTLKEVKAFEAKKAIEDGADELDMVINIGALKDKKYDVVKEDIKAVVDEAEGKAIVKVIIEACLLTDDEKIMACKLAKEAGADFVKTSTGFSTGGATVEDIRLMRETVGENVGVKASGGVRDIEKAKVMIEAGATRIGASSSVAIVKGEESGDSDY, from the coding sequence ATGAAAAATATAGCATCAATCATAGACCATACAATACTTAAGCCAGATACAACAATAGAAACAGTAAAGAAAGTATGTGAAGAAGCTAAAGAGTACGGTTTTGCTTCAGTATGTGTTAATCCATATTATGTTAGTGATGTTAAAAAGCTATTAGAAGGGACAGATGTAAAAGTAACATCTGTTATAGGTTTTCCTTTAGGGTGTACGTTAAAGGAAGTCAAAGCTTTTGAAGCAAAAAAGGCTATTGAAGATGGTGCCGATGAGTTAGATATGGTAATAAATATTGGAGCTTTAAAAGATAAGAAATATGATGTTGTAAAAGAGGATATAAAAGCAGTTGTAGATGAAGCAGAGGGAAAAGCTATTGTAAAAGTTATTATTGAGGCTTGTCTATTAACAGACGATGAAAAGATAATGGCATGTAAATTAGCAAAGGAAGCTGGTGCTGATTTCGTTAAGACGTCTACAGGATTCAGTACAGGTGGTGCAACAGTTGAAGATATTAGATTAATGAGGGAAACTGTTGGAGAAAATGTAGGTGTAAAGGCATCTGGCGGAGTAAGAGATATAGAGAAAGCTAAAGTTATGATAGAAGCAGGAGCTACAAGAATAGGGGCTAGTTCTTCAGTGGCAATAGTTAAAGGAGAAGAGTCTGGAGATAGTGATTATTAA
- the pduL gene encoding phosphate propanoyltransferase, producing MKLPIALSNRHIHLSEEHIKVLFGEGYELTKLKDLSQPGQYACEEKVDIVGPKGTLKGVRVLGPARSKTQVEISLSDGFKLGVVPPVRDSGDLAGSPGAKIVGPKGEVEIEEGIIAAARHIHMHPDDAEKFGVKDKDRVKIKVEGERGLIFDKVLVRVSPKYALEMHVDIEEGNAAGVKNGMMVELIK from the coding sequence ATGAAGTTACCTATTGCATTATCTAACAGACATATACATCTAAGTGAAGAGCATATAAAGGTTTTATTCGGTGAGGGATATGAATTAACAAAACTAAAAGATTTATCACAGCCAGGACAATATGCATGTGAAGAAAAAGTAGATATAGTTGGCCCTAAAGGAACTTTAAAAGGAGTTAGAGTTTTAGGACCAGCAAGGTCAAAAACTCAAGTTGAAATATCTCTAAGCGACGGATTCAAGCTAGGGGTAGTACCTCCTGTAAGAGATTCTGGAGACTTAGCAGGTAGTCCAGGAGCTAAAATAGTAGGACCAAAAGGTGAAGTAGAAATTGAGGAAGGTATTATTGCTGCAGCAAGACATATACATATGCACCCAGATGATGCTGAGAAGTTTGGTGTTAAGGACAAAGATAGAGTTAAAATAAAAGTAGAAGGAGAAAGAGGTCTAATTTTTGATAAAGTATTAGTTAGAGTAAGTCCAAAATATGCTTTAGAAATGCATGTTGACATTGAAGAAGGAAATGCAGCAGGTGTTAAAAACGGAATGATGGTTGAATTGATTAAATAG
- a CDS encoding amino acid ABC transporter permease: MDFSFLSDYYMFFINGAKTTLSLSIFTIFLGVILGIIIVLMRISNNIFFRGFAASYIEFIRGTPVLVQLFIVYYGLPMIGIEFPEIPALGSSFPDFMAGIVALSINSGAYVAEIIRAGIQAIDKGQMEASRSLGMTYGMAMKNIILPQAFKNILPALGNEFITIIKESAIVSIIGIQDLMYNADTVSGNIYKPFEPLVIVAIIYFIMTFTLSRAVSYTERRLKTSD; the protein is encoded by the coding sequence ATGGATTTTAGCTTTTTAAGTGACTACTATATGTTTTTTATAAATGGAGCTAAAACTACTTTATCATTATCTATATTTACAATATTTTTAGGCGTTATACTGGGAATTATAATTGTATTAATGCGTATATCAAATAATATATTTTTTAGAGGTTTTGCTGCCTCATATATCGAATTTATAAGGGGGACACCAGTTTTAGTACAATTGTTTATAGTATATTATGGATTACCTATGATAGGTATTGAGTTTCCGGAAATTCCTGCATTAGGAAGTAGCTTTCCAGATTTTATGGCAGGAATAGTAGCCTTATCAATTAATAGTGGTGCTTATGTAGCAGAAATAATTCGTGCTGGAATTCAAGCTATAGATAAAGGACAAATGGAAGCATCACGTTCACTGGGTATGACTTATGGAATGGCTATGAAAAATATAATATTACCACAAGCATTTAAAAATATTTTACCAGCTTTAGGTAATGAGTTTATCACTATAATAAAAGAATCAGCTATTGTATCGATAATAGGTATACAAGATTTAATGTATAACGCTGATACAGTTAGTGGTAATATTTATAAGCCCTTTGAGCCTTTAGTTATAGTTGCAATAATATACTTTATTATGACGTTTACACTATCAAGAGCAGTTAGTTATACAGAAAGGAGATTGAAGACTAGTGATTAA